Proteins from a single region of Shinella zoogloeoides:
- a CDS encoding ABC transporter ATP-binding protein: protein MTDAAAPPVVAVRGLTKSFDGRKVVDDVALTVAEGEIAGFLGPNGSGKTTCIRMICGLLTPDAGEGEVLGLDVRRDQRQIRRQVGYMTQRFSFYEDLTIEENLVFVAGLYGLPRQAVADTLADLGLTSRKRQLAASLSGGWKQRLALAACIMHKPRLLLLDEPTAGVDPKARRQFWDEIHARAAEGMTVLVSTHYMDEAERCHRINYIAYGRLVASGTTQEVIDNAGLVTLLVEAERPGVLATHLRKAPGVEQVEPFGTALHVTGTDRAALMAALAAENVEGRPAETSLEDVFIRLMDQSKDNMR from the coding sequence ATGACGGATGCTGCTGCTCCTCCGGTCGTCGCCGTGCGCGGCCTGACGAAATCCTTCGACGGCCGCAAGGTCGTGGACGATGTCGCGCTGACGGTGGCGGAAGGCGAGATCGCCGGCTTCCTGGGGCCGAACGGCTCCGGCAAGACGACCTGTATCCGCATGATCTGCGGGTTGCTGACGCCGGATGCCGGGGAGGGCGAGGTGCTGGGTCTCGATGTGCGCCGTGACCAGCGCCAGATCCGCCGGCAGGTCGGCTACATGACGCAGCGCTTCTCCTTCTACGAGGACCTCACCATCGAGGAGAACCTTGTCTTCGTCGCCGGCCTCTATGGCCTGCCGCGCCAGGCCGTCGCCGATACGCTTGCCGATCTCGGGCTCACCTCCCGCAAGCGCCAGCTCGCCGCCAGCCTTTCCGGCGGCTGGAAGCAGCGGCTGGCGCTGGCCGCCTGTATCATGCACAAGCCGCGCCTCCTGCTGCTGGACGAGCCGACCGCCGGGGTGGACCCCAAGGCGCGCCGGCAGTTCTGGGACGAAATCCACGCGCGCGCCGCCGAAGGCATGACCGTGCTGGTCTCCACCCACTACATGGACGAGGCCGAGCGCTGCCATCGCATCAACTACATCGCCTATGGCCGCCTCGTCGCCTCCGGCACGACGCAGGAGGTGATCGACAATGCCGGTCTCGTGACGCTGCTTGTCGAAGCCGAGCGGCCCGGCGTGCTCGCCACGCACCTGCGCAAGGCTCCGGGCGTCGAGCAGGTGGAACCCTTCGGCACGGCGCTGCATGTCACCGGGACGGATCGCGCGGCGCTGATGGCGGCGCTGGCGGCGGAGAATGTCGAGGGCCGGCCGGCGGAAACCAGCCTGGAGGATGTCTTCATCCGCCTCATGGACCAGTCGAAGGACAATATGCGATGA
- a CDS encoding CerR family C-terminal domain-containing protein — MQENEHPTRAALVQVALRLFGRDGFAATSTRAIAAEAETNISSIAYHFGGKDGLRLACADFVASRIGQIARVLPADPARLTPAVAHHILKRLLRRMVLFLTAPAAEPLVAFLLRELAQPTSPVPERLYRTLIENRHRALCHIWSIATGKPAESEDVKLAVFSLVGQAAYFRLAAPVVQRRMDWNGYPPAATRAIARRLLFNLDAILEAENG; from the coding sequence ATGCAGGAGAATGAACATCCCACCCGCGCGGCTCTCGTCCAGGTGGCCTTGCGGCTCTTTGGCCGCGATGGCTTCGCCGCGACCTCCACGCGCGCCATCGCTGCGGAGGCGGAAACGAACATTTCGTCCATCGCCTATCATTTCGGCGGCAAGGATGGCTTGCGGCTTGCCTGCGCGGATTTCGTCGCATCCCGCATCGGCCAGATCGCCCGCGTGCTGCCCGCCGATCCGGCAAGGCTGACGCCCGCCGTGGCGCATCATATTCTCAAGCGGCTGCTGCGGCGCATGGTGTTGTTCCTCACCGCACCGGCGGCCGAGCCTCTCGTAGCCTTCCTGCTGCGCGAACTGGCGCAGCCGACCAGTCCCGTGCCGGAGCGGCTGTATCGGACGCTCATCGAAAATCGGCATCGCGCCCTCTGCCATATCTGGTCGATTGCCACCGGCAAACCGGCGGAGTCGGAGGATGTGAAGCTCGCGGTCTTCTCCCTCGTGGGGCAGGCGGCCTATTTCCGGCTGGCAGCGCCCGTCGTGCAGCGGCGCATGGACTGGAACGGTTATCCGCCGGCCGCCACGCGCGCCATCGCCCGCCGCCTGCTCTTCAATCTCGATGCCATTCTGGAGGCAGAAAATGGCTGA
- a CDS encoding HlyD family secretion protein has protein sequence MADFLCTIPLLAGLFAACGAPPPLATGYVEGEYVAITPLATARIVEIPVHLGDRVEKGTVLAQVDEADAEIALAAAEAALGRAESELANLEEGSRAEELAVIEATAASARANALRTQKEAARQKRLVQERASSQSQYDAAQAAADMAAAAVTEAEARLAVARLPARKEQIEAARAAVREATASRDAARWTLDQRRLVAPAGGTVTDIVRHAGEIAGPSMPVLSFLPDGAIKLRLYVGEGDLSSIGIDTKLAVSCDGCPPLSAVVTHVADEAEFTPPVIYSRDARQKLVYRVEARPEGEAALKPGQIVEVRRAP, from the coding sequence ATGGCTGACTTCCTCTGCACGATCCCGCTGCTTGCCGGATTGTTCGCCGCCTGCGGCGCGCCGCCGCCGCTCGCCACAGGTTATGTGGAGGGCGAATATGTGGCGATCACGCCGCTCGCCACCGCACGCATCGTCGAAATCCCGGTCCATCTCGGCGACCGGGTGGAAAAGGGAACGGTGCTGGCGCAGGTCGACGAGGCGGATGCCGAAATCGCCCTTGCCGCGGCGGAGGCCGCGCTGGGCCGCGCCGAAAGCGAACTGGCGAACCTTGAGGAAGGAAGCCGCGCCGAAGAGCTTGCCGTCATCGAGGCAACGGCCGCCTCCGCGCGGGCCAATGCCCTGCGCACGCAGAAGGAAGCCGCGCGGCAGAAACGGCTCGTGCAGGAGCGCGCCAGCTCCCAGTCGCAATACGACGCCGCGCAGGCTGCCGCCGACATGGCCGCCGCCGCCGTCACCGAGGCGGAGGCGCGCCTTGCCGTTGCGCGCCTGCCCGCCCGCAAGGAGCAGATCGAGGCGGCGCGCGCTGCGGTGCGCGAGGCGACGGCCAGCCGGGATGCCGCCCGCTGGACGCTCGACCAGCGCCGGCTCGTCGCGCCGGCAGGCGGCACGGTTACGGATATCGTGCGCCATGCCGGGGAAATCGCCGGACCTTCCATGCCGGTTCTCTCCTTCCTGCCGGACGGGGCGATCAAGCTGCGGCTCTATGTGGGCGAAGGGGACCTCTCCTCGATCGGCATCGACACGAAACTCGCCGTCAGTTGCGACGGCTGCCCGCCGCTGTCCGCCGTCGTGACGCATGTCGCCGACGAGGCGGAGTTCACGCCCCCCGTCATCTATTCGCGCGATGCGCGCCAGAAGCTCGTCTACCGGGTCGAGGCGCGGCCGGAGGGCGAGGCGGCGCTGAAGCCGGGCCAGATCGTGGAGGTCCGCCGCGCGCCATGA
- a CDS encoding SDR family oxidoreductase, producing MQRKTAIITGAGALDGIGFACARSLAEEGFHVHLVATSERILARAGELRASGFAATGHICDLTDGVAVEALYRATGPAAVLVNNAGMGSVAQPALQRAFVELEETDWDRGISVSLKTAFLATRIYLPSMYADGYGRIVNVASVTGPYVANPGETAYSAAKAGMVGMTHALALEAGPHGVTVNAVAPGWVETGASTEEERRAAQATPCGRAGTPDEIAAAVSFLASAKASYINGAVLVVDGGNILQERKA from the coding sequence ATGCAGCGCAAGACCGCGATCATCACCGGCGCCGGCGCCCTCGACGGCATCGGCTTCGCCTGTGCGAGAAGCCTCGCCGAAGAGGGGTTCCACGTCCATCTCGTCGCGACGAGCGAGCGCATCCTTGCCCGCGCCGGCGAGCTGCGCGCCTCCGGCTTCGCAGCGACCGGTCATATCTGCGACCTTACGGACGGGGTGGCGGTCGAAGCCCTCTATCGGGCAACGGGCCCCGCCGCCGTCCTTGTCAACAATGCCGGCATGGGCAGCGTCGCGCAGCCGGCCTTGCAGCGGGCATTCGTCGAGCTGGAGGAAACGGACTGGGACCGCGGCATCTCCGTGAGCCTCAAGACGGCCTTTCTCGCGACACGGATCTATCTGCCGTCCATGTATGCCGATGGGTATGGACGCATCGTCAACGTCGCCTCGGTGACCGGCCCCTATGTCGCCAATCCGGGCGAAACCGCCTATTCGGCCGCCAAGGCCGGCATGGTGGGCATGACCCATGCATTGGCCCTTGAGGCCGGGCCGCACGGCGTCACCGTGAATGCGGTCGCGCCCGGCTGGGTCGAAACCGGGGCCTCGACGGAAGAGGAGCGCCGTGCGGCGCAGGCAACGCCCTGTGGGCGTGCCGGAACGCCCGACGAGATCGCCGCCGCCGTCAGCTTCCTTGCGTCGGCGAAAGCGAGCTACATCAATGGCGCCGTTCTCGTCGTCGACGGCGGCAACATTCTCCAGGAGCGCAAGGCGTAG
- a CDS encoding putative 2-aminoethylphosphonate ABC transporter permease subunit, with protein MISSRTLTNSVLCLIAAFLAFGLVFPLAAILVKSVQNTEGMFAGLDNFRRFADTPGLAGAARNSFVTSAISTVITVTLAFAYAYGVMRTRMPARALFSGIAMIPILAPSLLPGISLIYLFGKQGILKDVLMGHSVYGPIGIVMGQVTFAFPHAVLILSTALAAADQRLYEAAISLRATPARIFRTVTLPGCRYGLTSAALSVFTISFTDFGVPSVIGGNYPVLSTQIYLQVVGRYDFQMGAVTAIFLLLPTILSFVVQQIVQRRNDGLVSSGAIPLRVVRRPALDTALFLLCTAVAIFLLAILGTAGFASLVKYWPYNLSLSFNSYQFSRMPGGGWSVYFNSWILATATASIGTVMIFLGAYLIEKGEGNAGLRAAMNLVCMLPLAVPGVVLGLSYIFFFNNPMNPLVGLYSTMGILVLSSVIYFYTVPHIMSLTALKHLSREFEATGASLKVPFYVTFLRVTLPCCLPTIINIWGYLFVNAMTTVAAVIFLYSARTQVAAITIVNWNTGGALAPSAAMSTVLLITSASVWLLRAWVSSRLARRMQAWKEPVT; from the coding sequence ATGATCTCCAGCCGCACCCTCACCAATTCGGTCCTCTGCCTGATCGCGGCCTTTCTCGCCTTCGGCCTTGTCTTCCCGCTCGCCGCCATTCTGGTGAAGAGCGTGCAGAATACCGAGGGCATGTTCGCCGGCCTGGACAATTTCCGGCGTTTCGCCGACACGCCCGGTCTTGCCGGCGCGGCGCGCAACAGCTTCGTGACCTCCGCGATCTCCACCGTGATCACGGTCACGCTCGCCTTCGCCTATGCCTATGGCGTGATGCGCACCCGGATGCCGGCGCGGGCGCTCTTTTCGGGCATTGCGATGATCCCCATCCTCGCGCCCTCGCTCTTGCCGGGTATCTCGCTGATCTATCTCTTCGGCAAGCAGGGTATCCTGAAAGACGTGTTGATGGGCCACTCGGTCTATGGGCCGATCGGCATCGTCATGGGGCAGGTCACCTTCGCCTTTCCCCATGCGGTTCTCATCCTCTCGACGGCGCTCGCCGCCGCCGACCAGCGGCTTTACGAGGCGGCGATTTCGCTGAGGGCCACCCCCGCCCGCATCTTCCGCACCGTCACCCTGCCGGGTTGCCGCTACGGCCTGACGAGCGCGGCCCTTTCCGTCTTCACCATCTCGTTCACGGATTTCGGCGTGCCGAGCGTGATCGGCGGCAATTATCCGGTGCTGTCGACGCAGATCTATCTGCAGGTGGTCGGACGCTACGATTTCCAGATGGGCGCGGTGACGGCGATCTTCCTGCTGTTGCCGACGATCCTGTCCTTCGTGGTGCAGCAGATCGTCCAGCGCCGCAATGACGGCCTCGTCAGCTCCGGCGCCATCCCGCTGCGCGTGGTGCGGCGGCCGGCGCTCGATACCGCGCTTTTCCTCCTCTGCACGGCCGTTGCGATCTTCCTGCTGGCCATTCTCGGCACGGCCGGCTTCGCCTCGCTGGTGAAGTACTGGCCTTACAATCTCAGCCTGTCGTTCAACAGCTACCAGTTCTCGCGCATGCCGGGCGGCGGCTGGTCGGTCTATTTCAATAGCTGGATTCTTGCGACGGCGACGGCGAGTATCGGCACCGTCATGATCTTCCTCGGGGCCTACCTGATCGAGAAGGGGGAGGGGAATGCCGGCCTTCGCGCGGCCATGAACCTCGTCTGCATGCTGCCGCTGGCGGTGCCGGGCGTCGTGCTGGGCCTTTCCTACATCTTCTTCTTCAACAATCCGATGAACCCGCTTGTCGGCCTCTATTCGACGATGGGCATCCTCGTTCTGTCCTCGGTGATCTATTTCTACACGGTGCCGCATATCATGTCGCTGACCGCGCTGAAGCATCTCAGCCGGGAGTTCGAGGCGACCGGCGCTTCGCTGAAGGTGCCGTTCTACGTCACGTTCTTGCGCGTCACGCTGCCCTGCTGCCTGCCCACGATCATCAATATCTGGGGCTATCTCTTCGTGAATGCGATGACCACGGTGGCGGCGGTTATCTTCCTTTATTCCGCGCGCACGCAGGTCGCTGCCATCACCATCGTCAACTGGAATACGGGCGGCGCGCTCGCCCCCTCGGCGGCCATGAGCACCGTCCTGCTCATCACCTCCGCGTCTGTCTGGCTGCTGCGGGCCTGGGTGAGTTCCCGCCTCGCGCGCCGCATGCAGGCATGGAAGGAACCCGTCACCTGA
- a CDS encoding SDR family NAD(P)-dependent oxidoreductase, with amino-acid sequence MTDQRTRRVALVAGGAGGMGAAIATRLSADGYAVAVADLPSERLTATVEAIRAKGGEALAVSLDIRQVAACASAVEAVLAWRGRLDVLVNSAGVWREGDSVTMTEADWDIVMDVNLKGAFFLIQAAIPHLGAGASIVSIASDAGLVGNNGAAIYCASKGGLVLLTKALALELAPRQIRVNAVCPGDVATPMIEFQAERYGGGDPDGYKAKLLSNYPQQGAARFIRPEEIARMVAYLCEPEGAPITGAALSIDFGVTAGY; translated from the coding sequence ATGACCGATCAGCGGACCCGAAGAGTGGCGCTTGTCGCGGGCGGAGCGGGCGGCATGGGGGCGGCGATCGCCACGCGCCTGTCGGCCGATGGCTATGCGGTGGCCGTCGCGGACCTTCCTTCGGAGCGCCTGACCGCAACCGTGGAAGCCATCCGGGCGAAAGGCGGGGAGGCGCTTGCCGTGTCGCTCGACATACGTCAGGTCGCCGCCTGCGCGTCAGCCGTCGAGGCGGTGCTGGCCTGGCGCGGGCGTCTGGATGTCCTCGTCAATTCCGCCGGTGTCTGGCGCGAGGGGGATTCCGTGACGATGACGGAAGCCGACTGGGACATCGTGATGGACGTCAATCTCAAGGGGGCGTTCTTCCTCATACAAGCTGCGATCCCGCATCTCGGCGCGGGCGCGTCCATCGTCAGTATCGCCTCGGATGCCGGCCTTGTCGGCAACAATGGCGCGGCGATCTACTGCGCCTCGAAGGGCGGCCTGGTGTTGCTGACGAAGGCTCTTGCGCTGGAGCTTGCGCCGCGCCAGATCCGGGTCAATGCCGTCTGCCCCGGCGATGTCGCGACCCCGATGATCGAGTTCCAGGCGGAGCGCTACGGCGGCGGCGATCCCGATGGCTACAAGGCGAAGCTGCTCTCGAACTACCCGCAGCAGGGGGCGGCACGTTTCATCCGGCCCGAAGAAATCGCCCGGATGGTAGCCTATCTTTGCGAGCCGGAAGGCGCGCCGATCACCGGCGCGGCCCTCTCCATCGATTTCGGCGTCACGGCGGGCTATTGA
- a CDS encoding ABC transporter permease → MILSPSRLGAILRKEFIQMRRDRVTFAMMLIVPLMQLLLFGFAINNDPRHLPTALVAPVQDRFTQAMSTALEVTGYFDITHPNVTAEEADRLLARGDVSFVILIPPDFGRRILRGDRPQLLVEADASDPAASSGAVGALGRVANAFVAKELGETPPLQLEIVAHSRYNPEGIMQYNIVPGLLGIILQMTLVMMAAMALTREIERGTMENLLAMPATPAEIMIGKITPFIGIGAVQGLVVLGAAKLIFDVPFVGSPLLLFACVLLFVLALVLLGYLISTVARTQMQAMQLSIFVFLPSILLSGFMFPFRGMPVWAQWLGEVQPVTHLLRMVRAVMLKGATSADIAVDFLALTAMVAVLGILALLRFRRTLD, encoded by the coding sequence ATGATCCTTTCTCCGAGCCGGCTGGGCGCGATCCTGCGCAAGGAATTCATCCAGATGCGGCGCGACCGCGTCACCTTCGCCATGATGCTCATCGTGCCGCTGATGCAGCTCCTGCTCTTCGGCTTCGCCATCAACAACGATCCGCGCCATCTGCCGACGGCGCTTGTCGCCCCGGTGCAGGACCGGTTCACGCAGGCCATGTCCACGGCGCTGGAGGTGACGGGCTATTTCGACATCACCCATCCCAACGTCACCGCCGAGGAAGCGGACCGGCTGCTCGCCCGCGGCGACGTCTCCTTCGTCATCCTCATCCCGCCGGATTTCGGCCGGCGAATTCTGAGGGGCGACCGGCCGCAATTGCTGGTCGAGGCCGACGCGTCCGATCCTGCGGCGTCCTCCGGCGCGGTCGGCGCGCTCGGCCGGGTGGCGAACGCCTTCGTGGCGAAGGAACTCGGCGAGACGCCGCCGCTTCAGCTCGAGATCGTCGCGCACAGCCGCTACAATCCCGAGGGCATCATGCAATACAATATCGTGCCCGGCTTGCTCGGCATCATCCTGCAGATGACGCTGGTGATGATGGCGGCCATGGCGCTGACGCGCGAGATCGAGCGCGGCACGATGGAAAACCTGCTGGCGATGCCCGCGACACCGGCGGAAATCATGATCGGCAAGATCACACCCTTCATCGGCATCGGCGCCGTGCAGGGGCTGGTGGTGCTCGGCGCGGCAAAACTCATCTTCGACGTGCCCTTCGTCGGCTCGCCGCTGCTGCTGTTCGCCTGCGTCCTGCTCTTCGTGCTGGCGCTCGTTCTGCTCGGCTATCTCATCTCGACGGTGGCGCGCACGCAGATGCAGGCCATGCAGCTCTCCATCTTCGTCTTCCTGCCCTCTATCCTGCTGTCCGGTTTCATGTTCCCGTTCCGCGGCATGCCGGTCTGGGCACAGTGGCTCGGCGAGGTGCAGCCGGTCACGCATCTCCTGCGCATGGTCCGCGCCGTCATGCTCAAGGGCGCCACATCCGCCGACATCGCCGTCGATTTCCTGGCGCTCACGGCAATGGTGGCCGTCCTCGGCATCCTGGCGCTGCTACGCTTCCGCCGCACGCTCGATTGA
- a CDS encoding inositol monophosphatase family protein: MLEGTIVSLAPDETIMAFANALADAARPVAMRYFRAAPEVEIKADQSPVTIADRSVETTLREMIAARFPGHGIVGEESGAQDRNRDHVWVIDPIDGTQSFIVGSPMFGVLIALLYKGRPVLGIIDHPALGQRWLGVHGRPTLLDGRPVRVSACTDLAAARFLTNSPHYYTMPEEPAALASLHAATRFTSYGMECHGFGLVASGYADLIVETGLDIFDYLAAVPVIEGAGGVISDWAGQPLTIDSGRTVLAAGSAVLHAEAAGLLARGAIRPSAEQG, from the coding sequence ATGCTGGAAGGAACTATCGTGTCGCTCGCTCCCGACGAAACCATCATGGCCTTTGCGAATGCGCTTGCCGATGCGGCAAGGCCCGTCGCCATGCGATATTTCCGCGCCGCGCCCGAAGTGGAAATCAAGGCCGATCAAAGCCCGGTGACCATCGCCGACCGCAGCGTCGAGACGACGCTGCGCGAGATGATCGCCGCGCGCTTTCCCGGCCACGGCATCGTCGGCGAGGAGTCCGGGGCGCAGGATCGCAACCGCGATCATGTCTGGGTCATCGATCCTATCGACGGAACGCAGTCCTTCATCGTCGGTTCGCCCATGTTCGGCGTGCTGATTGCGCTCCTGTACAAGGGCAGGCCGGTTCTCGGCATCATCGACCACCCCGCGCTCGGCCAGCGTTGGCTTGGCGTTCACGGCCGTCCGACGCTGCTCGATGGCCGCCCGGTCCGGGTCTCCGCCTGTACCGACCTTGCCGCCGCCCGTTTCCTGACGAACTCGCCGCATTACTACACGATGCCGGAAGAGCCGGCGGCGCTCGCCAGCCTGCATGCAGCCACGCGGTTCACCTCCTATGGCATGGAGTGCCACGGTTTCGGTCTCGTCGCGAGCGGCTATGCCGATCTCATCGTCGAGACGGGCCTCGATATCTTCGATTATCTTGCCGCGGTGCCGGTGATCGAGGGGGCGGGCGGCGTGATCTCCGACTGGGCGGGACAGCCGCTGACGATCGATTCCGGCAGGACCGTCCTTGCCGCCGGCAGCGCGGTGCTTCACGCTGAGGCGGCAGGGTTGCTTGCGCGCGGTGCAATTCGGCCTTCGGCAGAACAGGGGTAG
- a CDS encoding TonB-dependent receptor plug domain-containing protein, with translation MNNHIIRLSLTLLSASVFGTCAWAQPATSGQQKAGPLASVKTTRLKPEDTGVFELGQIVVPGGGSGGRAVSQSTVSAEEVRRSNRVTLDDALRVVPGVAVANTGGSRNERLVYVRGFDRWQVPLYIDGVRIYLPADNRIDYGRFLTPDLSEIQVQKGYVPVLSGPGGMGGAINLVTRTPTEPFEGEVQTGLEFGNTGRLASYKTFASVGTRQDMFYVQASGLVGSVRARGVISEAH, from the coding sequence ATGAACAACCATATTATCCGTCTGTCGCTGACCTTGCTGAGCGCGAGTGTCTTTGGAACATGTGCGTGGGCACAGCCCGCAACGTCAGGTCAGCAAAAGGCCGGGCCATTGGCCTCCGTGAAGACGACACGCCTCAAGCCCGAGGACACGGGTGTCTTCGAATTGGGCCAGATCGTTGTTCCGGGCGGCGGCAGCGGCGGCAGGGCTGTTTCACAATCCACGGTCAGCGCCGAAGAGGTTCGTCGAAGTAACCGCGTTACGCTCGATGACGCTTTGCGCGTCGTTCCCGGTGTCGCGGTTGCCAATACCGGCGGCAGCCGTAACGAGCGGCTGGTTTATGTGCGCGGTTTCGACCGCTGGCAGGTGCCGCTCTACATCGATGGCGTGCGCATCTACCTGCCGGCCGACAATCGCATCGACTACGGTCGCTTCCTGACGCCGGACCTCTCCGAGATTCAAGTGCAGAAGGGGTATGTGCCTGTCCTGAGCGGTCCCGGCGGCATGGGCGGCGCCATCAATCTCGTCACCAGAACACCGACCGAACCTTTCGAAGGGGAGGTGCAAACCGGACTGGAATTCGGCAATACCGGTAGACTTGCTTCCTACAAGACGTTTGCATCCGTGGGCACGCGGCAGGACATGTTCTATGTTCAGGCAAGCGGCCTGGTGGGTAGCGTCCGCGCACGTGGTGTAATTTCGGAGGCGCATTGA
- a CDS encoding IS256 family transposase: MTDDRLALSELAAKSGDSDFLRTIAESVLQLIMEADVDGLIGAGRYERGDSRQTWRNGYRDRSLDTRLGTLNLKIPKMRQGAYFPGFLEPRKMVEKALVAVIQEAWINGVSTRKVDELVQAMGMTGISKSSVSKLCKDIDERVNAFLKRPLSGDWPYLWLDATYLKVREGGRIVSVAAIIAVAVNTDGKREIVGLHIGPSEAEPFWTSFLRDLVRRGLTGVKLVISDAHEGLKAAITRILSATWQRCRVHATRNALAYVPKGQHTMVAAAIRQAFIQPDHDNAVQTWRHVADQLRARWPKLGTFMDNAEADVLAYMAFPAQHRTKLHSTNPLERLNKEVKRRADVVGIFPNEDSIVRLIGAVLLEANDEWQLLSRYMQVEAMAELNPPTIEEETTLQITPRAA, translated from the coding sequence ATGACCGACGACAGATTAGCTCTTTCCGAGCTTGCCGCGAAGAGTGGCGATAGCGATTTTCTGCGCACGATTGCCGAAAGCGTGCTGCAACTGATCATGGAAGCCGATGTTGATGGCCTGATCGGCGCTGGGCGCTATGAACGTGGCGACAGCCGCCAGACATGGCGCAACGGCTACCGCGACCGCTCGCTCGACACCCGGCTCGGCACGCTGAACCTGAAGATACCGAAGATGCGACAGGGAGCCTACTTTCCCGGCTTTCTGGAGCCGAGGAAGATGGTGGAGAAGGCGCTGGTGGCCGTGATCCAGGAGGCGTGGATCAACGGCGTCTCGACGCGCAAGGTCGATGAGCTGGTGCAGGCCATGGGCATGACCGGCATCTCCAAATCCTCCGTCTCCAAGCTGTGCAAGGATATCGACGAGCGGGTGAACGCCTTCCTCAAGCGCCCCCTTTCCGGTGACTGGCCATACCTCTGGCTCGACGCCACCTATCTGAAGGTGCGTGAGGGCGGTCGCATCGTGTCGGTGGCGGCGATAATCGCGGTGGCGGTCAACACGGACGGGAAGAGGGAGATTGTCGGCCTGCACATCGGCCCCTCCGAAGCCGAGCCGTTCTGGACGAGCTTCCTGCGTGATCTGGTCCGCCGAGGCCTCACCGGCGTCAAGCTGGTCATCTCCGATGCCCATGAAGGGCTGAAAGCGGCCATTACCCGTATCCTCAGCGCGACATGGCAGCGCTGCCGTGTTCATGCGACACGCAATGCGCTGGCCTACGTTCCCAAGGGCCAGCACACCATGGTCGCCGCCGCGATCCGTCAGGCTTTCATCCAGCCCGACCATGACAATGCCGTGCAGACCTGGCGGCATGTCGCCGACCAGCTCCGCGCCAGATGGCCCAAGCTCGGTACCTTCATGGACAATGCCGAAGCCGACGTGCTGGCCTACATGGCCTTCCCCGCCCAGCACCGCACGAAATTACATTCAACGAATCCACTCGAACGCCTCAACAAGGAGGTCAAGCGCCGTGCCGATGTCGTCGGCATCTTCCCCAACGAGGACAGCATCGTTCGCCTCATCGGCGCGGTTCTGCTCGAAGCCAACGACGAATGGCAGCTCCTGAGCCGATACATGCAGGTCGAGGCAATGGCCGAGCTAAACCCACCAACAATCGAAGAGGAAACTACACTTCAGATTACACCCAGAGCCGCCTGA
- a CDS encoding LysR family transcriptional regulator — translation MALRMHLDRTKTFRTPSPRERALSPALLARIFHQPAMIYFQTVAELLSVRECARRLNVASSAVSRQITQLEDALGMALFQREGRRLQLTPAGEILFRHVRRVASPLEAAVSELDMLRGLKTGSVRIATVESVGMSFLPPLLTAFSQQHPTLHLSVEVTSSADVVARLIGETVDVGFGFVTTPPREIEMAVRRDMRVGVLMRRDHPLAERKSLSLADCFTHPVAIGTRDLSIRRAIQPILDASPSVPPPLLEVGSIRMLVELAEAGHHVSIMTPIGAHNEISRGSLLFRSLDEPGLSTNRFGLMVRAGADLHFAPAVFYEHAKEHFRGLELPGAVLT, via the coding sequence ATGGCGCTGCGCATGCATCTCGATAGAACGAAAACATTCCGAACCCCGTCGCCGCGTGAACGAGCGCTTTCTCCTGCCCTTCTCGCCCGAATATTTCACCAGCCGGCGATGATCTATTTCCAGACCGTCGCCGAACTCCTGTCCGTGCGCGAATGTGCGCGGCGCCTCAATGTCGCATCCTCGGCCGTATCGCGGCAGATTACCCAATTGGAAGACGCGCTCGGCATGGCCCTGTTCCAACGAGAGGGTCGTCGACTGCAGTTGACACCGGCGGGCGAAATCCTCTTTCGTCACGTCCGCCGTGTTGCCTCGCCACTGGAGGCGGCGGTGTCCGAACTCGACATGCTGCGCGGCCTCAAGACCGGGTCGGTTCGCATCGCAACCGTCGAAAGCGTCGGCATGTCTTTCCTGCCTCCCTTGCTGACGGCGTTCTCGCAGCAACATCCGACCTTGCATCTCAGCGTCGAAGTCACCTCGTCCGCCGATGTCGTGGCCCGCCTCATCGGCGAAACCGTCGACGTCGGCTTCGGCTTCGTCACGACACCGCCGCGCGAAATCGAAATGGCTGTACGACGCGATATGCGCGTCGGCGTGCTCATGCGACGGGATCACCCGCTGGCAGAACGCAAAAGCCTGAGCCTTGCCGACTGCTTTACCCACCCCGTCGCAATCGGCACGCGGGACCTGTCGATCCGGCGGGCAATCCAGCCGATCCTCGACGCATCCCCGTCTGTCCCGCCGCCACTCCTGGAGGTGGGCTCCATCCGCATGCTGGTCGAATTGGCCGAGGCCGGACACCATGTCTCCATCATGACGCCAATCGGCGCGCACAACGAGATCAGCCGTGGCTCTCTGCTTTTCCGGTCGCTCGACGAGCCCGGTCTCTCCACCAACCGTTTCGGCCTCATGGTGCGCGCCGGCGCAGATCTTCACTTCGCTCCCGCCGTGTTCTACGAACACGCAAAGGAGCATTTTCGCGGCCTGGAACTACCCGGGGCGGTGCTGACCTAG